A part of Aegilops tauschii subsp. strangulata cultivar AL8/78 chromosome 2, Aet v6.0, whole genome shotgun sequence genomic DNA contains:
- the LOC109755644 gene encoding THO complex subunit 4D, with translation MSSGLNMSLDDLIKQSKSRPKANPAFSSGPTRRAAPSARTMPYPPSAPKAATADSLYGVYSEHVAAMATSPPPPVAGPQALETGTKLHISNLDSSVTVEDVQELFSEIGELKRYSVNYDKDGKSQGSAEVVFARKVDALDAIERYNGVLLDGKPMKIELIGNKTEPHPTEPLMYNGTSSNYNATPNSLLQRGDPRGPFHGNGRSGGSGQGGAGKRGMFQGNVRPGNTVQDGGGRGQGRARGHDRSRVPASAADLDAELEQYHAAAVKQK, from the exons ATGTCGAGTGGCCTGAACATGTCCCTAGACGACCTCATCAAGCAATCCAAGTCCAGGCCCAAAGCCAACCCCGCCTTCTCTTCCGGGCCCACCCgccgggcggcgccgtccgcccGGACCATGCCCTACCCGCCGTCTGCTCCCAAG GCCGCCACCGCCGACTCTCTGTACGGTGTCTACTCCGAGCACGTTGCCGCCATGGCAACCTCCCCGCCACCGCCGGTGGCTGGGCCACAGGCACTCGAGACGGGCACGAAGCTGCACATCTCCAACCTCGACTCCAGCGTCACCGTCGAGGACGTCCAG GAACTCTTTTCAGAGATTGGTGAGCTCAAACGTTATTCTGTTAACTACGATAAGGATGGGAAGTCTCAG GGAAGTGCGGAAGTTGTCTTTGCAAGAAAAGTAGATGCTTTGGATGCTATTGAGAGATATAACGGTGTTCTGCTTGATGGGAAGCCAATGAAGATAGAGCTCATTGGAAATAAGACCGAGCCACACCCAACAGAACCTTTGATGTACAACGGCACTTCTTCTAACTACAATGCAACTCCAAACAG TTTGCTTCAGAGAGGTGACCCGAGAGGGCCATTTCATGGTAATGGTCGTTCTGGAGGCAGTGGTCAGGGCGGTGCTGGCAAAAGAGGAATGTTTCAAGGCAACGTTCGTCCTGGAAACACTGTGCAGGACGGTGGTGGGCGGGGTCAGGGCAGAGCCAGAGGGCATGATCGCAGCCGAGTTCCGGCCTCTGCTGCGGATCTTGATGCTGAACTGGAGCAGTATCATGCAGCAGCAGTGAAGCAAAAATGA